The following proteins are co-located in the Triplophysa dalaica isolate WHDGS20190420 chromosome 2, ASM1584641v1, whole genome shotgun sequence genome:
- the gprin3b gene encoding G protein-regulated inducer of neurite outgrowth 3 has protein sequence MEKVPNAKRIVTVQMIPQTASRDALGNKELNANWDIEPKLSIKQDCSSGQKPKSDQDNMNLKSSVKESTSHITVLGEKNTSSHGSEDHRQPQSNLPDMKTSEKCARSNKDKNKDCDALSNSVLCAKNLTSDPSTVACKVDKEKNGNSETTKSKAQSKALAVGESNAVRETVHSEKPSQASQQNPSKSDASFQKNLSPNTDVTNKNTLVVSESKESSLTTSVTHASIINDTQSKHLHMGTNIDVLKTKQQSGATNTTNDQTSHPEQNDKKPPQELQTVPVKQDSTSIECMVKDLKPTRISQEASSRQPSASPSNNAADTSSHQMKVMDEEVQRQVAVPEEQKQFHCKLYREASTMTSTVEFGNQAKTQCQDMGVQAVAAVCSQSTSTSPSLLSLQPHQTKISLLPDEAESLAVVIEVDATDSSSRVISEICSTAPSVVSSTNEKSSRSGTVMVHVGADLQPESKLGAKPNEPGDSQHKAQRGFSPHQPVYQINIETCNQNKSKETSQVTPAVSASGPNTESIMQDPITTSGQAKPPASKLTFSQSDLSSQTNVPSTKPASNITMDTPPTSSSTPQGKKAGASKPEPGKAKEEDEAAKQKKDSVHDVVWDEQGMTWEVYGASVDPESLGFAIQSHLQCKIKEHEKLIIAKTSLRKSLSTSPGKKKKRRQVNINFRTMFQNIRRPNCCTRPSVQE, from the coding sequence AGTAGAGATGCGCTGGGCAATAAAGAGTTAAATGCTAACTGGGACATCGAGCCAAAGTTAAGCATCAAACAGGATTGCTCCTCTGGCCAGAAACCGAAATCAGATCAGGATAATATGAACCTTAAGTCCTCCGTCAAAGAGTCCACATCCCACATCACAGTTTTGggagaaaaaaacacttcatcCCATGGCAGTGAAGATCACAGGCAACCTCAAAGTAATCTTCCAGACATGAAGACATCTGAGAAGTGTGCCAGGAGcaacaaagataaaaacaaagattGTGATGCTCTTTCCAATTCTGTCCTTTGTGCTAAAAACCTGACCTCTGACCCATCTACTGTTGCGTGTAAAGTCGACAAGGAGAAAAATGGCAACAGCGAAACCACAAAGTCCAAAGCACAAAGCAAAGCGTTAGCGGTTGGAGAATCTAATGCAGTTAGGGAGACAGTGCACAGTGAAAAACCAAGCCAGGCTAGTCAACAAAACCCCTCTAAATCTGATGCATCCTTCCAAAAGAATTTATCTCCCAACACTGAcgtcacaaacaaaaacacattggtTGTATCTGAATCAAAAGAATCGAGTTTGACCACCAGCGTAACCCATGCATCCATCATCAACGATACCCAGTCCAAGCATCTCCACATGGGAACAAACATCGATGTTCTAAAAACCAAACAGCAATCTGGAgccacaaacacaacaaatgaCCAAACATCTCATCCTGAACAAAACGATAAGAAACCTCCACAAGAGCTCCAGACTGTGCCTGTTAAACAGGACAGCACTAGCATCGAGTGCATGGTGAAGGATCTAAAACCAACACGAATCTCTCAAGAGGCTTCCTCCAGGCAGCCATCGGCATCTCCAAGTAACAACGCAGCTGATACCTCAAGTCACCAAATGAAAGTGATGGATGAAGAAGTCCAAAGGCAGGTAGCCGTTCCTGAAGAACAAAAGCAGTTCCACTGCAAACTCTACCGTGAAGCCTCCACCATGACATCAACCGTTGAGTTTGGCAACCAAGCCAAAACACAATGCCAAGACATGGGAGTCCAAGCAGTGGCTGCGGTTTGCAGTCAATCTACATCTACAAGTCCTAGTCTTTTATCTCTGCAACCCCATCAGACAAAAATTAGTCTACTTCCCGATGAGGCTGAAAGCCTAGCGGTAGTTATTGAGGTGGACGCCACAGACAGTTCCTCACGTGTCATCTCAGAGATCTGTTCGACGGCACCATCTGTCGTGTCATCCACTAATGAGAAGTCTTCACGATCGGGCACAGTGATGGTGCACGTAGGTGCCGACCTTCAACCGGAGTCAAAGCTCGGGGCCAAGCCTAATGAGCCTGGGGATTCTCAACACAAAGCCCAAAGAGGATTTTCACCTCATCAACCTGTTTATCAAATTAATATCGAGACATGCAACCAAAACAAATCTAAGGAAACTAGTCAAGTCACACCTGCTGTCTCAGCATCAGGACCTAATACAGAATCCATCATGCAAGATCCCATCACAACATCTGGTCAGGCCAAGCCTCCTGCATCTAAATTAACTTTCTCACAATCTGATTTGTCTTCTCAGACCAATGTACCGTCGACAAAACCAGCATCAAATATTACAATGGACACTCCTCCAACGTCAAGCTCCACGCCGCAAGGCAAGAAGGCAGGAGCTTCAAAGCCAGAACCTGGGAAAGCGAAGGAAGAGGACGAGGCAGCCAAGCAGAAGAAGGATAGCGTACATGACGTTGTGTGGGACGAGCAAGGTATGACATGGGAGGTTTATGGAGCGTCGGTTGATCCAGAGTCTCTTGGCTTCGCCATTCAAAGTCATCTGCAGTGCAAAATCAAGGAGCACGAAAAGTTGATCATAGCCAAGACGTCGCTCCGAAAATCCTTATCTACATCTCCTGGCAAGAAGAAAAAGAGGAGGCAGGTCAACATTAACTTTAGGACCATGTTCCAAAACATCAGACGACCCAACTGTTGTACACGACCGTCGGTGCAAGAGTGA